Part of the Venturia canescens isolate UGA chromosome 2, ASM1945775v1, whole genome shotgun sequence genome is shown below.
ATTGTATTCTGGagatcgtttattattttgtttagtTTATCGGTTGACTTTTTCAAATCCTCTTCCTCAACGTCTTTCAAATGATCCGGCAGCAAAGTGTAGTCTATCGTTATTCGACTTTCTCGTTCGTACTGCTGCTGAGTGCTCACACTCGAATCATTGTTCGTGTCGTTATTCGTCGTGCTTGCGTCCCCTGCTATGTCTTCCATATTTCCGTGAAGCATAGGAATCGCAATATCTTCCATCTGAAAAACAcggaaatgaaaagaaaataaaatagaatcaTTATGGTCAATACGGTGATTCGAActgttaatttttcaacataaTTTGGTACTTTGCATTGCATAAGGATGGCGTGTCTCTCAGCTTTTCGCTGttcgattttcgtttcaatcgTGTTCAACTGTTTTTGCGCAGCTTGAATATCCTTCGCTATCGAACCGACTTCTCGTCGACATTTTCCGATTTCTTCGTCCTTCTGATCGACTTCCATTTTCTTGGCGCTTCTCGTAGACTTTAATTTCTCCATTTGAGTTTCGTCGTTGTCGATCTCGGTTTTCTGATTTATTTCCGTTTGTCGTGCCGATTCGAGCTTGTCCTCGGCGTCCTGAACAGCTCGCTCCCACCGTAAAACGTTGCCTGTAGTGTAAGCGGAATGTTTCGTTATAGGAAATCTACAGCCGATTCTTTACGATCAAATTCCATTTGCtctattttatttacaaacgCACTTTCGGTGTCTCGCTGTTTCTCAAAATCTAGTTGATTGTAAATACGATTACATTGGTTTTCAAACTCCAAACGCTTTTTGGCACGCTCTTGTTGCGATCTAcaattagaaaaataatagaaaataaatagaatAGCATGACATTTTATCAGGGACAGCGATGTTATTCTTTTCACCAATCCCAGGTCGATTATTACGAACCTCAATTCACGTTCTTCGTATTGACGAATATTTGTGACGCCAATTTGTTCACAGAAACTAGCGAACACGTCGTCCTCaacattattcattttttctttgctgTTTTGGATCTCCTGGTCCCGATCAGCCATAGTCTTTTCAATGGCTGCGATAGTTGGCTGTAAAGATAATTTATTCAATGTCATTAGATCTGACAATGTgaaatccgttttctccaaataaatatttttctcgaacgATATTTACCCCGAATTTATCGAGCTCCGTTTGAAGAGTTTCCAGCTCAGTCTCCAGCTCAgcgatttgttttttctaatcaaataattttatttcatcttcaaattatcgaatttcaatggaaatttttatttgcattGGAATTTACTTCACGATACTCACAGTTGCCACTAAATCACTCTTATTGTACTTCAAGCGGGTTTCGAGACCGCGAATTTGCGACTCAATCGTATTCAATTCGGATTCCTTACGAGATTTCTTCAAAGACTCCCGCAGCTCTTCGGTCAATTTTTCCTATCGAAAGAATCGTGGCTTTTAAGTATTGCctggaatgttttttttttgcacagCATAACGAATTATTGCGAGCAACTTACCTTTTGCGATTTAAGCTGAGACATTTGTTTTTCGTCCCATCGTTTCGCCTTTTTGGCGAGATCTAAACTTCCACCGGATATTATACCGGCTTTTTGATAAAAAGTTCCATCGAGGGCAACGCACTACGGCCAAAAATTGGTCATAAgaatatatttcaataaagTACATTAtattgaataaagaaaaaaatacacacgTCGTAACGAGCTTTTTTGTCCATTTCGTAAGCAACTTTGTTCGCATCTTCAGGAGTTTCACAAACGAGTGCGTTATTCGTTGCAAATAGAACTGCACGGTCGATATCTTTCGGCGAAAAGTGCAAAACGTCATAGAGCAATTTGACGTTTTTCGGTTCTTGGATATTTCTGAGACGTTCCTTGAGAGGTTTCGCTTGAATATAATCGAGGGGTAAAAATGTTTCGGGCTCGAGATATTGCTCTTTCAAATATTGGATACATTGCCTCGCAGTTTTTTCAGTATCAACGACGATCGCTTCCATATATTTGCCCAAAACTTTTGTAATTGCGACGTTGTAGCGTTTGTGTATCGGCTCGCACATGTTGTACATCCTATCGTACtgtagaaattgaaaaaaaaagaaaatactttacattcattttttctgtgACATTCATATGGATTAAAGATCATCgatcaatgttttttccttcactgTATTATGAACGatgaattcgataaaaatgaattatatattattttttttcttttcatcaaaAGGATTATGAATAAATCTCGAATTTGATATTTACGGATATAACGTACCACACCGGGGAAAAGTCGTTtaaaattttctacaatttcagTTTTCTTTTTGGTTCTGGAAACTTCGTGTTTATCGACCTTGGCATCTCCCAGTTGTTcagaaatattttccaattcTCGTTGAATACTTTGGATTTTATCTTTCGAAGAACCAACGTCGGATTGCAAATCAGctctcaattttttctggTCTTCCAACGCTGCTTCCGAGGTTCGTATGTGCTcttctaatttttcaacccgCTTGACCGCTTCGTCTCTCATATGACTTTTTTGcttgtatttattttcgatatCGGTCTTTTTTCGGCCCTCGTTATCCAATCTGTCTTGATCGGATTTTTGTTCCCGATTAATGGAATCGAGGAGCTGAAGATACCGGGCCGATTGCTTACCAGCTTCTTCTTTCAAACGATTGTATTCACGGACCTGAATTTCCATTCCAATAGTTTATATTTTGATATTTAGTTTAAACTTTTCCGTACCAGATTAGTTTATAAATACATTGCACACTTGGtttcataaaattcgaataaatttttaccTGCTCATCTTCCAATTGAACATCCCGCCCTTGCATTTGCGATTGACCAGCAATGCTCGCTTCATACTTGGCTTTTGCCTCCTCAACCTGACGCAATTCTTCCTGCAACTCATTGATATCTTTTTTGTGCGCTTCATCGGCAATTTTAGCTTGGGCGAGTGATTTTTTCGCGgattcgacttttttttgcaTATGAGCAACGCGCTCCTTAGCCTTGATGAAGGTTGGgcgttttttcgttatttcaacCTCCACTTCCCTTATATCTTGCTCGATTTTCGCCAGTTCTCGGGACAATTTACccgcttcttttttcttttcctttaaTAATTCTTctgctttttctttctttttctcaactttttccacttcatgctgttttttcttctgggaGTTCTCCAAATTCTCTATCTCTTTTTCGTTGTGGAACAAACGGAACAATTGCAGTTCCACTTGCTTCTCTACCTGTAATATAAATGTTTTATCGACAAACTTGAGTATTCGAACTTGCCCCGGTCATTGACAACCAAAACTAATGATTTTCAATCTTACATATTCTTCTTTGAGACGTTGATACTTTTCTGCTTCTTCTTTCTCTAGCTTCGCTTCTTTCCTTTCCGCCGCTataccttttttcttctgataTGAAAATTGAGTTTCTTCTTCCGCTCGTAACATTTCTGTTCTTAGTCTGGAATTTTgatgaaagattattttatgaGCCATTAacaatcaaaattcaaatataccTAAGAACTAAACTTCGGACAATTGTTCAGCAGGTCCGTgtcaagttgaaaaaaaaatgaatgaataaattttgaactcaaaaaaaatttctagagCTTTACAGCGTAATTTTTGAAGCCACCTAATATGAATTTGATATATACACTTATCGCAGAGACTCATACCTTTCGTATTCAGCTTTCAATGCTCCAGAATTActaatttcttcaaaaagaGCAGTCCTTTCTTTAGGATTTTTCATAGCAATGGATTCTACAGCACCTTGGAATACGAGAAAATTCTTGGCTTTCACATTGATTCCAAGTTGTTCTAATTCCGTTAAATATACTTGGCTAGTGACGAACTGTgcaagcaaaaaaaatcacttatATTTTTCAACCAAGCGGTCATTTTTGCTATCAATAATTATAAGGTACGAATGGATTGTCAATGGAAAAAACATATCAATGATAATAAATGTctttcttattaaattattaaatcAGCAATTCTTATGATTATGGACTCAACAACTGCTCACATTGCCATTGATACGATGCTCTGACGAAGAGCCTTGAACAGTTCgcataaaacttttttcgctaCCATCCTCGAGTTCGAAGACAGCCGTGACAGATGCACTGGATGGAAAAAGTAACAATCACAAATAATCAATCTCAGTGTTTAGAATGCGGAAgcaaaataaaacaatagCATACTTGCGAGCAACAGGCTTTCCGATCGATGCTCCATGGATTAGTTCGCTGAATCTCTTGACGCGCAAACTACTTGTCTTTTCACCCATAACAAAACTGATGGCATccatgaaatttgattttcctgAAAACAAGCCATTCAATGTTCAGCAATAGACATAAATGTGGAGATTCAATGACGAAAAACGGTCCAGGGTTCGAGAAAATTGTGGCtataataatcaaaatttaggagggaaaaaataacgaacgaATGGTCATAACCAACCTGATCCATTTGGTCCGACAACTGCCGTAAAAGATTTGAGCGGCCCAATAACCAATTTGCCTTTGTaggacttgaaattttcaacctCTATATGCTTTAAAAACGCCGgcattttgacgttttttctctctcaaaaACGACGGAAATACCGATGTACTGGAGAATAGCGAGATTGGCGCCAGAATCCTGTATTTTTAACGCATTACAATCATCACGAGCTTGTCAATTGAACGCGTACACGTAAAGCTGTAAACTGTACTGGCAAAAGAATTCTACTCTCTCTGCTTTACTCCGAAACTCTGAACGCTTCCATATTGCGCATGCGTGGCGtgaattcaatgaaaagttACATTATATACAAAGTGCGGGCTTGGTGGCATCCTCCGCGCTGCGCTCCGATCGCGTCTTGCTATCGCGATGTGGTCGATACATCGAAAAGatcgaaatcgaaaagttCGATTTAAATATACGCAGGCAACAGGCAACGTACAGGATGAGGATGAAGCAGGTGGAATAATCAAAGAATCCAAGGAATAATATTCGTGTCGTATTTTTTTGTGGTTATACATTATAACGATGATGTTTTATTCCATTCtatcatgttttctttcagTGTAAAAGCAGAAGCAATGATAAAGTAATTGAAAAGTGTGATTATTATGTTTAGTGCCTCGTTTATAATCTTCTGTCATTGGGATAGTATAGGTTATTTGGACAATCGGACAGTTGATTGAAGAATAGTGAACAAAACATGGCATTGAATACGCCAAGAGCAAAGAGTAAAATACCGTGTATACCTGGAACGAAACCATCTATACAAAATGCACAGCTTCTTATTTCAACAGGAATTCCTTCCTTGGATTTTATGATAGGTTTGAATTTTTAACAATTCGTGTAACCaataaattttcttattaAATACGCATAAAACTTTGTTTTCACAGGAGGTGGCCTACCCATTGGATCCATTATGTTAATAGGTATACAAATTAACTCTATTCAATCAGAATGACCgatgttgaaagaaaaaaccgtAAATAACTCATGCTTGAaggaatatgaaatttttactgAAAGACAATAGTGCTGGGTTGTAGcatataataatttatttttgtagatTTTATATGTTACAATTAATGAGCGGAGATACGCGTCTCGATATTGAGTGGTATTGGAACATAATAAACTATAAAGTGGTTGGAAAATTTGATCATATTACTGATAGTCTTTTCGTTATActtcacaaatattttttgtcaagTTTTTTTCTGGTTCATTACTTTTCCTATGATCCATATTAATTGAACTTCATACACTGTCATTTTGTTGCTTTTTTATATGATTTTAAGGCTTTGCTCTTACAATTAGTTCAATgatttcttgaattcctttaAAAGTTGCTGAAATATATGGCCATATTTCTTATTTCTTAATCCATTATTTAACATTAATAATTGCTGTTTGAACCATCAATTTGAATACTCATTGCTGTCAGccaaaatataatatttttcttagATTCCCTTCaatttgataaactgatttaactgataaattgattttttgtgaTAAACAGCTGACGTTATAAACTcatcaatacattttttttcatagaaattcTTGTATTCGTTTCTTTTGATTTGTGAGATTTATCTTGCATTAGATATTTTTTCTACAAAGTGTGTTGTGTGAACGaagatttttgtaatttacaGAAGAAGACGCATATGGAAATTATGCGAGGGTCATGCTCAAGTATTTTATGGCCGAAGGAGTAGTTTCCTCTCATCCTCTGTTCGTTGCGTCTCGAGATTCCAGGCCAGCACAGCTGATATCAGAAATGCCAGCTCCGGTGAGCGCAACATTAGCGACGTCAGATTCTAGAGTTATGGACAGTCAAATGCAAATCGCATGGCGTTATCAGAACATGAGAATCGTAGAATCGTCACCAACGGGTAGCCAGGCGTTCGGCCACTTCTATGATCTGACTAAACAAATGGACAAAGAAATCATTGACGATGCTGAAATAACTCAGTGGGATGGTGAGAATGGAAAATGGCAGGCTGATGGCTTTGAGAACAGTGCATACGTTGATTTACTCAAAAATATTCAGCAAACGATGAAAAGTGGAGATTTTCTCGTATCGGCCAAtcctgaaaaaagaaacattttaaGAATAGCGTTACATTCGATTGGCTCGCGTTTATGGCTCTCTGATACTGAAGAAGCAACCCACAATGAtcttcttcgttttttgtACTGCTTCAGAGCAATAATGCGAAGTGCTTACGCCGTTGCAACAATCACCGTTCCTACTCTCAATTTCGACAACAGCGtaagatttgtttttttattcaatcgttccaagttgaagaaaaaattgatatagGAAAATCCTACTACCGAAAATGCAATTTAATGATCCATTATTCTTTAAAATCTTTTTAAAAACGTCAAAATCATTTATGAAATGGAATTTTCTTCCCgactatttttctttccttctacTTTCCTACAATTTCTTTGGCTTTATTTGAGTTATTCTACCACATAATATCTCGTCACGTTCCAGCGATGCGCATCCAACAATATTACAATTAATCTGAGTTTTCAATATTCCATTTCAAGGATGCGTTGGTTCAACGATTGGAACATTTGTCCGATACCGCGATAGCGCTCGAATCTTTCATGGGCTCGTCGAAAGAAACAAATCCTGTCTTCAAAGATTATCACGGTCTCTTGCACATAAAAAAACTCGCCGCTATCAACACACTAGCACCACATTGTCCCGAATCCTTCGATTTGGCTTTCAAAATGAGAcgcaaaaaatttttgatcaaGGTGAATATAATTAGCCCTGGGGATTTGAACAGTctgtaaaaaattaagaaatcaACTTTTGGGTGTCACGTGTCTGGAAGTTTTCACCTACCGTCTTCTTCGTGAAAAACGGAATTATTAACAGCATCAATGTTTGTTACTATTTTTTGATTGTAGGCGGGTTGAAAAATAGATTCACAATTTTCGTatcttcatttcttttctaCAAATTACTAAGAAAGTATATTTCCATTTTCAGATACTTCATTTACCGCCAGAATTCGACGACTCGGCGCAGCGTGAACAGGATGACAGCGTTCCTTCGGGAATTGGCTGTAGCAGTGGTACGGGAAGACTTTCATTAGACTTTTAAGGAATCTTTAATACAAgcgttttgaataaaagataTGGAGAAAAGTACAAGAACAGCGGAATTCCGTACAAGTTCTGCTTTCCTTATCCAACACCGGATGTGCCTGTCATAAAgccaaaaacatagtaattaaGACAACACTTTTTCGATTCGGATCTTTTTCAGAGAATGTTAAATAGCGGATCGGAACTACAGAATTTAGcaaatcgaaaaatgaaaaacataacgctattgaattttatgatttatgttattggaaaatcattttttttcgaatgatttcttcattagaaatttcaaattaacgagttaatcttttttaatttaaaaattcgttgaaatctATTTTACGAGTAGGCTAggaaaatcctgaaaaatagattgaaaataataaattatttccacgcatttgtaaaaaaattaccatcaCACGTCCGATTGGTTTTCAATGCACAATTCGGAAAGTGGCAGAGGTTTGGAGCGAGAAACGATGAAGgttttgcttcaaaaagtgGTTGCTTTTATTTggaagaagtgaaaaaatgacgttcGAAGAGAAATCCCATAACAAAGTCTAGCGAATGTGCCAAAAGTGGTAGAAATCGACTGTTTTTGTTGATCGTGTCGATTAGAACTCCAACGAAAGGTCTCAGTCGTCGATAAAATTCCCGAGAATAGCACTGATTCATGGAAAATGGTGAGTTtcataatgaaatttgaaaaatcgtctgTTCTTTCGCtacaaatttgtaaaattgcATTTTCTCATGCACTCAGGGCAATTACAGCGTTCGGTTCGTGTGTGTCCACGTGCGATAAGGCCGGACTTGGGCTTGTCCTATTTAGACGTGCACAAATGCGTGATCCGTGTGGTTGAATTAATGCGAACGGTGCGGCGGAGATAGGCTTCGTGAACACTTACAATAAATGGACGATGGCTGACTATATCTGTGTATACCGGCGTGTCGAACGAGAGAGGAGCGGTTCGTTTTACCGAATCCGTTCAAACGATGCTTCATCACGATTTTTACTGTACTTTTTCGGGGAACTCTGGAAAAAGTGATAGTAAGGTCTTCGTAATGAAGAGAACGACGGATCGTCGAACGCCAATCGATTGTTCTCGTTTATCAAGCATTTTCATTCGGTTTTGAACcactacgattttttttttcatttcgcatTCAAGCTCATGAGTTTAAATCCTtatttcgagaaattttcagattttgattgaaataagaaattttaGTTTGCTTATGGAATTTGAGTGGATCGTTTTAATCGGTGGAATCGTAAATTTCATCACCAAACGAAACTCAAAGTTGACATCCCTCGAAGACCGCGTAATTTGATGAAGAGCTCTCAATAAACGATTGTTTACTCGTTTACTGAAACGATACGTGATCGTTGGAGCATTTACAGCGACAATCAAGCTTTTCAACCCCTCTCCACCCGCACCTTCCACTTCCTTCCGGTTTCCGAATGAGGTTCCCCGCCAGAGTCTCGCATGAAggcccctccctccctcccttctCGAGAGTTCACCGCTTTCAGAATTCCTGAAGCACACCGGTCTACCGATCGAGAACGCGAACAGACCTAAATAGTACACCGTCGATCCAACACTCGATCTCGTACGAGAAAAACAAGTGTAAAATTTCACATTCGGTACATCGGTGTCTTGACGAACGACAAAACTTCATAAATTTCACCAgaagattaaaaaacaatgagaaaaattcgtaAGAGAAAATATATCCAGCAATTCTGATATCGTACGAAGTTCGTTCATGAAAAACAGATAACGAGCAATGAAATAATACAATATTCAAGTGTCGGATATCAATGAGTGGAAAAGTGCTTCATTTGTGATCGATTCAgtttaaaaaaacgatgatgaaGTTACGTGAGCTTGACACGATcgttcgtttcatttttatatcaatATTAATCCACAATAAATGAAATATCAGTAAAACGCGATGTTCGATTGCAAACGCGATTAAAAAATCTCGCGATTGGACAAAATTTAAGTGATTTGTATTGTATAAAGTACAGCACTTCCGGTTTTTTATCATGGAGACTCGGAGGCTCAGTTTTTCGCGGGCATTCGTGTGCTGTTCGAACATTGTTTTTCTCGTGAGTTCTCATCGTTTAATCCAAATCCAATTTTCTCCCGGTCTTTCGATGACGCGGGTAGAAAGccatcgaatttttattcatttctctAGCTTCAGATTTTTCCATTGATTTCAGATCTCAGGATTCGTTTTGATGTCGCTGGGTGTTTTGTTGTTGGCCGATAGCGAGCGGATATTGTTGTCGCGGCTCCTCGGACCCGGCGATGCACATCCTGATCAgccattattttattatcttgCCTTTGCGATCGTTGCGGTTGGATTCTGCATCGCCGTTACCGGGATTCTCGGATGCTGGGCTTCTTGTTTATTCAATTGCTGCATTACTGCCACCgtaagaattttattttttctcgtcaaaGTTATTCCTccgattttttattccgcTGAAATCGGAcggaaattcatttgaataacACATTCGACTTTTTGCGAATAGCAAAATCCGGTCGTTTTgctgaaaaattgaacgaagccaaaaaaaatttgtttgactTCGTGGGTTCacaaatttttgtcaatttttatagtTTCTAAAATTCGTGAGATTTTTCAAAGGATTTCTCATCTAAGAATTCCTtcgttcgaaataattttcattccttcttccgtttttcactttcatttccgtataaattaaaaaaatttctcattcaaaGTTCTGCAGtttggtttgtttgggtttctacccgagaaaatgaatttcaaaatttcaccaAATATCGAAGATTATAAAATCTCTTTCGATCGTTATTGAATGCTCGATAAAATACACCAGATTTACTGATtcgaaatgaaacaaattattcgacTTTGGCACAAGCTCAAGTTCGAGAGTTGGATAAAAATTTCTGTATAAGATATTCCGATAAACCGAGACCGTTATGAATAATTTGGCGTAATTGGATTCTCGCGCACGCTGCATGTATCATGCTCCCGAGCAATTTTACGTGTGCGCGGCGAGAACCGCGGATTCTATTATTCTTCAACGTAGCGAGAATAAAGGAagatgaaaagaaataaagaatatggagaaacgagggaaaaacaaaagatcgGCTTCGCGGGGCTGCTCGTGGTCACGCGCTGTCGCCCGGAAACGGATCTAAATCACCCGCCAGAAAGGGCTCCTTGCatatataaaattttatttaaaacgcACGTTAATTATGAACTTCTGTCCCTCGTTAAACTCTGCCATAACCGGATGGGTGGCGGCCACGAGTTTGATCGAACAAACCACCTGAGTCACGAAATCGGTTGTGATCGAATTTTTGTCATTTCCAAAAACTGATGTCATCATAAAACTTGAAGGGAATTTTCaagggaaaaatgaagaattttctcAGTGTTGTTATCAACGTAATTGTGGTTCTATTCGCTGATAATAATCGTTCAAATTTTTGTGATCATTCTACCGTGCAATTTGTATTTGCTCGCGGTgatgtaatattttttatctctttttttcttatgaaaaataaGCAGATTCGGAAGTTGTTCATTGGTCTTTTCCGCGGTCGTTTCTGTTCGTTAAGTTTTGCAATCTTTCCACTCAGTTTCCAACGCGCTGTTCCGTCAAAATGGCTCGTAGCTCCAAAagataattttcatttgttttttaaatggattttgaaaaagttgcaCGAGGCAGGGGAACTGGGAAAAATTTTGGGCTTCAAAGaagcaaatttttctcaaaaacttcTTATTGAATtgatacaaaatataaaaatggggCGACCCATTGAAGCGTTGATTGAAAACAAACGAACGAATCCTAAtaaatcgaataattgattgtatgaatcgatgaaaagtacaaaattttatttttcagtatcTCATCGCGATAGTGTTGCTGCTCTTCGGAGAATGCACCGTGTGTGTTCTCGCCGTATTTTGGCCCCACCTGCTGGGGGTCGATGTGAGACCAGCCCGTCTCATTCGAGCCCTACAGAGAAGCTACGCCGTACCCGGACGCGAACAGTTCACCGCTGCTCTCGACCTTGCACAAACGATGGTACGTAATGTGTAtaaagtttcatttttatctttatgCTACCGGAACCATTCCCGAACCCCTCAGTCGAcgtttttttacctttttccCCCCTTTAACGAAACGAGGCACGAGCTCGATAAAGCGCGTTATGCTTCGATGATTCCTTTCTCGAATACACCACCGTGTCCTGTAATTCCATTACGGAGCCTGCTCCTACAACCGCTACTTTTAATACGGACGTTATAATTCTTTTTTACTATTCAACTCGAAGCAGAATTACAATAATTAATGATGATCGTTGATAatgtttttatcgaaaatacaGACTGAGCCATCAATAATTACTAATGCGCCATTTTTGATGAacgattattgaaaatttcttgtatttATCAACGTTTTCATTCTGGAACCAACTGTCacttattttttgtcaattttgacgagattttcatattttcgatctttttttttcagttttcttgCTGTGGTATAAACGGAAGCAATAATTATGGAACGTCGTGGTGGCGACTGCAGGAAGTCGGGAGACGCGAATTGGTCGTACCAATGACATGCTGCACTCTGAATAACACGAATGATTACGATGCTTTTCTCAATCCTCAGCCTCAGGATCTCAAGATATGTCAGACTCTCAATCCTGCTGAGCACCAACGAGCTCGTCATACGactgtaattattttctctACTGTTTCGATGAAATCAGTCGATCActgatttacaattttttatgttttggcTGGTAA
Proteins encoded:
- the Elp4 gene encoding putative elongator complex protein 4: MALNTPRAKSKIPCIPGTKPSIQNAQLLISTGIPSLDFMIGGGLPIGSIMLIEEDAYGNYARVMLKYFMAEGVVSSHPLFVASRDSRPAQLISEMPAPVSATLATSDSRVMDSQMQIAWRYQNMRIVESSPTGSQAFGHFYDLTKQMDKEIIDDAEITQWDGENGKWQADGFENSAYVDLLKNIQQTMKSGDFLVSANPEKRNILRIALHSIGSRLWLSDTEEATHNDLLRFLYCFRAIMRSAYAVATITVPTLNFDNSDALVQRLEHLSDTAIALESFMGSSKETNPVFKDYHGLLHIKKLAAINTLAPHCPESFDLAFKMRRKKFLIKILHLPPEFDDSAQREQDDSVPSGIGCSSGTGRLSLDF
- the LOC122406032 gene encoding CD82 antigen-like, with translation METRRLSFSRAFVCCSNIVFLISGFVLMSLGVLLLADSERILLSRLLGPGDAHPDQPLFYYLAFAIVAVGFCIAVTGILGCWASCLFNCCITATYLIAIVLLLFGECTVCVLAVFWPHLLGVDVRPARLIRALQRSYAVPGREQFTAALDLAQTMFSCCGINGSNNYGTSWWRLQEVGRRELVVPMTCCTLNNTNDYDAFLNPQPQDLKICQTLNPAEHQRARHTTGCLDMIEKWTQEQALILLAVGLGIVVIEISALLSTFLACSKVSTKKKSQASTFTSTQTLSPFNEADQGYGGIGIENRMHMTGTTFGAKS
- the SMC1 gene encoding structural maintenance of chromosomes protein 1A; the encoded protein is MPAFLKHIEVENFKSYKGKLVIGPLKSFTAVVGPNGSGKSNFMDAISFVMGEKTSSLRVKRFSELIHGASIGKPVARNASVTAVFELEDGSEKSFMRTVQGSSSEHRINGNFVTSQVYLTELEQLGINVKAKNFLVFQGAVESIAMKNPKERTALFEEISNSGALKAEYERLRTEMLRAEEETQFSYQKKKGIAAERKEAKLEKEEAEKYQRLKEEYVEKQVELQLFRLFHNEKEIENLENSQKKKQHEVEKVEKKKEKAEELLKEKKKEAGKLSRELAKIEQDIREVEVEITKKRPTFIKAKERVAHMQKKVESAKKSLAQAKIADEAHKKDINELQEELRQVEEAKAKYEASIAGQSQMQGRDVQLEDEQVREYNRLKEEAGKQSARYLQLLDSINREQKSDQDRLDNEGRKKTDIENKYKQKSHMRDEAVKRVEKLEEHIRTSEAALEDQKKLRADLQSDVGSSKDKIQSIQRELENISEQLGDAKVDKHEVSRTKKKTEIVENFKRLFPGVYDRMYNMCEPIHKRYNVAITKVLGKYMEAIVVDTEKTARQCIQYLKEQYLEPETFLPLDYIQAKPLKERLRNIQEPKNVKLLYDVLHFSPKDIDRAVLFATNNALVCETPEDANKVAYEMDKKARYDCVALDGTFYQKAGIISGGSLDLAKKAKRWDEKQMSQLKSQKEKLTEELRESLKKSRKESELNTIESQIRGLETRLKYNKSDLVATKKQIAELETELETLQTELDKFGPTIAAIEKTMADRDQEIQNSKEKMNNVEDDVFASFCEQIGVTNIRQYEERELRSQQERAKKRLEFENQCNRIYNQLDFEKQRDTESNVLRWERAVQDAEDKLESARQTEINQKTEIDNDETQMEKLKSTRSAKKMEVDQKDEEIGKCRREVGSIAKDIQAAQKQLNTIETKIEQRKAERHAILMQCKMEDIAIPMLHGNMEDIAGDASTTNNDTNNDSSVSTQQQYERESRITIDYTLLPDHLKDVEEEDLKKSTDKLNKIINDLQNTIQRIQAPNMKAIQKLYLAKEKLQETNEEFEQSRKKAKKAKTQFEKVKKERHDKFMACFEHVANEIDPIYKSLAKNQSAQAFLGPENPEEPYLDGINYNCVAPGKRFQPMSNLSGGEKTVAALALLFAIHSFQPAPFFVLDEIDAALDNTNISKVASYIRDKTSSLQTIVISLKEEFYSHADALIGICPDVGGCLESKVLTLDLTTYPTNI